Part of the Aureitalea marina genome, CGACGACGGCAATTGCAAGTCAATAAGATCAGAGATTATGCTTTAAAGCACTTTAGCCCTGATGTTCAGGTAGCGGCCTATAAAGAAACCTACGAGGAACTGCTGAAGGACTAAGTTGATCGATTTGGCTTAACTTTAAACACATGATAGCCCCATCAATATCTGTAATAACGATCAATTTCAATGACTCCGCGGGTCTTAAGCGAACCTTGGATTCTGTGTTCTCTCAGTCCTACAGCAATTTGGAATCTGTAGTTATCGATGGGGGTTCTACAGATTCAAGTGCCCAGGTTATTCAGTCGAGGATTAATGAGATAGGCAAGTGGGTGAGCGAACCAGATCGAGGTATTTACAACGCCATGAACAAAGGGATCAAACTCGCAACCGGGGATTTCATCCTTTTTCTGAATAGTGGAGACGTGTTTACAACCGATGAGTCGCTTGCCAAATTTGTCCAACATCCCAATTTCAAAGGCGATATTATCTATGGGGATTACAATTTTGGCCAGGGCGAAAAACTGTATCCGGACCGTCCCTCCTTGTACTTTCTCTTTAAAAGCTCTTTACCTCATCAATCTACCCTTTTCAAAGCTGATGTATTTGAACGAGTAGGCCTCTATAACGAAGAGTATAAAATTACCTCAGATCGAGAATTTTATATCAAGGCCTTGGTTAGAGGAGATATTGAATTTAGTCATGTCGATGTTGCACTTACAACTTTCGATCAAGAGGGTATAAGTAATGACCCAAATTCCAGAGCGCTAAAACAGGAGGAAAATCACGAGATGCTGAGAGAACATTTCGGACCCTTTTATGATGATTATTTGCAATTTATTCAGATCGAACATGAGAATAACAGGCTGAAAAGAGGGAAGCTTGTTCGATTCTGGGCTCGGTTTAAAAGGAAGGTGTTTGGAGGAAAATAATCCCAAAGTGAGTATTGTCGTACCGGTTTATAACCGTGAAGGACTTGTTGGCGAGACATTGGATAGTATACTGGGCCAGACATTCCCCAATTGGGAGTGCATCATCGTCGATGATCATTCAGATGATTCGACCTTTGAAGTGATCAATGAGTATCAATCCAAGGACAGTAGGTTCAAGATCTTTAAGCGTCCTGCAGACCGTCCCAAGGGTGCCAACTCTTGCAGAAATTATGGCTTTGAGCAAAGTACTGGGGCCTATGTAAATTGGTTTGATAGCGACGATATTATGCTACCCGAAAAGCTGGAGATACAGCTAAGTTCTTTAACTAAGTCTGAATATGCATTTTCTGTGTGCCAAACGCTGGTCTTTGAGGAGGAAAAAGAGAACATCATCGGATTGCGAAAAGAGTCCATTCACTCGGAGGATTTCTTTAATGACTTTGTCACCAATAAGATCATGTGGTTGACCCAGGCACCTTTGATCGAACGATCATTTATCGATCAGTATGAATTTCGATTTGATGAGACCTTGGCTAAAGGGCAAGAGCGAGATTTCTTCATCAACCTGCTTTCGGTTGTAAATGGATATCAT contains:
- a CDS encoding glycosyltransferase family 2 protein, whose product is MSIVVPVYNREGLVGETLDSILGQTFPNWECIIVDDHSDDSTFEVINEYQSKDSRFKIFKRPADRPKGANSCRNYGFEQSTGAYVNWFDSDDIMLPEKLEIQLSSLTKSEYAFSVCQTLVFEEEKENIIGLRKESIHSEDFFNDFVTNKIMWLTQAPLIERSFIDQYEFRFDETLAKGQERDFFINLLSVVNGYHHTDQPLVLFRKHPNSISNKPSTPQKLYSSFLVNFNIIKRHSSRLNKESIRYLKRVLLSKLYQLNRMDERSLVGDILNQIKSIKVYNPLELLVIKLKLLYFANRNSSK
- a CDS encoding glycosyltransferase family 2 protein → MIAPSISVITINFNDSAGLKRTLDSVFSQSYSNLESVVIDGGSTDSSAQVIQSRINEIGKWVSEPDRGIYNAMNKGIKLATGDFILFLNSGDVFTTDESLAKFVQHPNFKGDIIYGDYNFGQGEKLYPDRPSLYFLFKSSLPHQSTLFKADVFERVGLYNEEYKITSDREFYIKALVRGDIEFSHVDVALTTFDQEGISNDPNSRALKQEENHEMLREHFGPFYDDYLQFIQIEHENNRLKRGKLVRFWARFKRKVFGGK